AAGGAATCAAGGTATATGTCTAATAAAATAAAACATCCCCTGCATTTGACATGGGACAATAACTGATTCTGAAATGGCTCTTGGGTTTACATTGCTGTATACGATGGATACACACCTGTAACATGGTAAACATGTAACATCGCACGCGATAGAATTGTAATTACTTGCGAATAGTAAATCTAAATTCGATGCAAAGGTCAGAAAACGTACTTTGGGGGAGTTTGATTGACAGGCATTTCCAGTAAGATCAACATTTGTTCCTGATTATATAGGTTTGTGTCGCGTATAATATTAGCAAACTCGGAGTTAAGTTGCTGGAGCCTGGTAAAAGATTGCCATCCAGGGGCCGGCGCACTTGAGCCTTGAAGTGAGGCTTGttccgagcgagagagagagagagagagaaagcctcTCATTAGGTTGGTTATGGCACCCCATCAGGCTGCTGCCTTTCTTCTATTGACAACACCCTGATAGGAGGAGCTGCGAATGCGTAGAAGGCGTCAGAAAGCCTGAATTTCTAACTTGCATCTTGCAGGACCTTTCCCAAGCAGCTCTATCCAAAGGAAAACTTCTCTAAGCAAGTAAACACTGGGAGAGTCAGCCGCTGAGAGCGCAGACCCAGGCAATCTGCTGGCGTATGACTCCAGATCACACAATCCATATAGAGCTTTGGAAATAGGGGgaaccgattcacacacacacacacacacacaacccgaaTCTTAAGCCATGTCGTATCCTCAGGGCTACTTGTATCAGCCGTCAGCTTCTTTAGCTCTTTACTCGTGTCCAGCGTACAGCACGAGCGTGATATCGGGACCCAGGACGGATGAACTTGGGAGATCTTCCTCGggatctgccttcagcccctacGCCGGATCTACAGCGTTTACAGCCCCTTCCCCAGGCTACAACAGCCACCTCCAGTACGGCACAGACCCGACCGCTGCCTTCACTTCCTACGTGGTGAGTTATGTTTCCTCCACGCCATTAGAATGCATTCATAACTATTGCTGAATAGAAATGGTGCCTCTTTTTGAGTTCATTTCTGCAAAGATCTCACCTCCCTCTTTCCAAACTTTTCAGGCGTCCCGGGTCTGTTATTTTAATGCAAATCGATTGGACAAATTTGGTTAACATGTTTATTTTAAACAAGAAAAAATGCTTGATTTTATTACAATTTTAGctgtttgcatttttaaaaaaaagatgatatCGTTAAGATATAACCGCGCTTGGTACAAAATGCGATTGTGATGGGTGTTTGTTGTGTCTCAGGGCTCTCCCTATGATCACTCGACGGGAATGGCTGGATCTATAGGATATCATCCGTACGCTGCACCTTTAGGCTCTTACCCCTACGGTGACCCAGCTTACCGGAAAAATGCCACCAGAGATGCCACCGCCACGCTGAAAGCCTGGCTGAGCGAGCACCGGAAGAACCCGTACCCCACCAAAGGCGAGAAGATCATGCTAGCCATCATCACCAAAATGACTCTGACCCAAGTGTCCACCTGGTTCGCCAACGCCAGGCGGAGGctgaagaaagagaacaaaatgaCCTGGACCCCGAGAAATCGGAGCGAAGACGAGGAGGAAGAAGAGAACATCGACCTGGAGAAAAACGACGAGGAGGAGCCGCAGAAATCTTTGGACAAGACAAACTCGTCCGAGCCAGAGTCAGGTAAGATGAATATTTCAGTGAAATCATTTGCAATAAAGGCGCGGAGCCGATTTTGCTTCTATTATTTATAAAGCACACAAAAGCAAATGACACACTGATTTTCGTTTGAATTGTAATTTTCGCTACACGTGTAGCTTCAAAGACGCTTTATAAAAATGCAATACTGCCAAATGCATTTGAAATATCCTCTCCCAAATAACACAGTGGAAGCGAAATCAAGAAATCAAATATTACACATTTTGAGTTCTTTTGAAGCAAACATCATGACACTCATTAGATTATATTGAAGATGTTGATTTTGCTTTGCATTTTAGGACAGAAtaagtgtttctctctctctctctttggacTGTTTCAAACAGGGAATCACAAAACGAACATGGAAGAAATTGCCTGCGAAAGATTTGAGGAACAAGATCCGAGCAAAGAAAGTGGGCAGAGCCTGAGCGATTCGGAGTTAAAAGACTCGGAGGAAAGAGAAACCATTCACTCCCCCAAAGCCACGACTTCTTCCCTGGCTGTGCCTcgtggagctgaactcttgcaCGAAAGCACCGACTCCGAATTGGAAAGTGCACATACAAACCTAACTCACACTCTCCCGAGTAACACAGCGAACTGCAATGTAACTTCAGTCATCCATTCCCCCCCGGCAACAAGCTCCAAGCCCAAACTCTGGTCTCTGGCGGAAATCGCCACTTCGGACAAGTCGAAGGaacagagcgagcagcagcagcagcagagtgcgTGCCCGGGTCAAGGCTGTGCCGTATCTGCCAGCGCCTCGTCTCCGTCCCGTTCCCCTTGTCCTTACCCGAACAGCGCCGTGCTGGGCCGGCCTCTCTATTACACCTCGCCCTTCTACACAGGCTACACGAACTATGGCAGCTTCGGGCACCTTCACAGCCACCACGGAGGTAGCAGCACAACACACTTCAATTCCAATGGATTAAGTCAGACTGTTTTAAGTAGAGCAGAGGCTCTGGCAAAACTCTGTCCAGAAGCTAGAACAAAGGGCTCGACACAAATAGATCATTGCAAGGACACATCGTCTTATGATTTGAAGAAAGGTATGTTCAATATTTAATACTGGTTCTCCGCCGAATCGCTGGACACTATTTATTATGTCGCCATGGCAAAGTATTTTCCGTCAAGATGGTATAAAGTAACAAAGATTTTTTTAGTTTCTGATATGTTCGAATCTGTTGATGCAAACTGTTCAAAAAATGTAACATCTGAAAAAAATGTCTTAACCAACCACGGATTAATTTGTATTAAGACTAATTCTGTATATTTAATGTAGCGTTTTTGTATTTAAAAGGATAATACACCCTCTTTGAAGTAAATTATGAAACGAGTCTTCTGTACAGATATTATTGTTGTTCTTTGGTataatatatacacatatataataTAAATCTGTGTTTTTGAAATGTTTCCTAGATAAGATTATGGCAATTTAATTTAAGACGAAAGCTGTTTTCtctaagagtgtgtgtgtggaggcggggggggggggggggggtgcaggttttAACAAAACACAAATTAGACTTACTCGAGGAAAACATAAATGAAAGGACAGTTGCTGAgcaaaatgtaaatatttaatttaAACCCAGTTTCGGCTTACACATCCAGCCGATCGTTGCGCTTTGGCTTGGTTTGTTCCGTCAACAAAATTGTGAGGAACTTTTAGTTTTAAAAAGGACATTATTGGCATCAGGAGGGCAGCACTTTCACAGTGCAGTTAGCAGAGTGGAAGAACTGGCTGGAATAATAAGGCTAAAACTAAAGTGCCATCCTTTAACCTAATTACATCCAATCAGTGTCGTGTTTTATGCAAAGCAATCATCTGGTGAACTTTGCTAATGAGTTCGATTTTATGCCAAATTTAGTCTTCATTACTATCGCAAAAAAGCACAGCCGTGCTATATTTGAGGCAGAGAAGTGAATGCATGATGACATCCATACAAGATATCCTCGCCTACACTTTTCCTCACCCCCACAAGTTGTGTTCGTTTACCATGCAAATTCGCTTAATTCTCCGGTGTTGGCCGCAAGCTTTTCTGAagactttttgttttgttttgcgactcatatttcaccccccccccccccccccccccaccttcaatgTTACGATACTGGAACCCATTCAGCTAAAAGTGTTGACTTGAACTTTTCCCAGATTCGCAGGTAGGTGTCACACTTGTTCCGAATAGAAAATCACCCTCCTTTCAACTAAGTGGCAAAAAGGCTTTTTTAAAACtatattttttttgaaaatcgaATCAAATAGCACTCCCTGCAACAGAAACCCTCCAATACACAAACCAGGGAATATCAATGTATCGTCAAACTTTACAAAATGGAAGTAAATCGCCCTCCTATTATTTGATGTGAATAATTTCACCCCAGTCAATGCCCTGAACATGTCGCTCTACCTCCAAGTGCGATGCGTCGAAGACCAGAAATTATTTTTTTGTGTGAAATATTGTCTGTGTATCGAGTTTGCTGGAAGGAGATAGAAATATTTGAATTGTATTTTTGTAAGAACTATACCCAGAGCTTTTACTAATTTATGCGgctgtttttttttgcaaaacaaTGGAGTCGGAAATGTTTGTAAATAAAATCTCAGCCTGATTTTTCCAAATGCAACGTGATGCTTCTTGTTTATGTTTCCGTAGAATGGATTCAGCCCGACTATCCTAATTTAAAAGATCAACAGATTGAGAAATTAAATATTAATGACAGACCCCTCTAATTCTTCCGCTACAGGAAAAGGGAAAACGAGGGAAAAAATAGCTCATTTATAGTGGCAATTAAATTGAAGATGTCAGCCTCCTTTCCCTCAATTGAATTTAATCAGCGGGCCCATTAAATATTGTATAAAAGCTCCCCATTTCGACCTAATCCACCGGTAATTTAAAGTTAGCTGGGTGGTGAGGAACTGATGTAAATTTTGGACTTGACACGTATATATTTTGTTAATGTAAGACATTACTTATGCTATTTGTAATTCCAGCGGTCTTTCAGCAGAGCTAACACACACTCTTGGCTGTCACACTGAATTCGAACGCCGGCACGTGTGTTTCATATATTTAGCGAATTTTCCAACCAACTGAAATGATAGCGTACCACATTGTGAATTTTTTCACAGTTAAAACCCGAATAAagtacaccttttaaaaaataaatagtttCATTTGATAGGGTTTGAATGTGCCGTCTGCATATCATTATAGCCTATTACACATTTAGATTGTTGCTTGCCATACCCACACCATTAACCCAGGACCTAAACATTGCTCAGGAGCACCACAACACTCGCTATTTAAAACAGCACACACATAACTGGTGCGCACACATAGCGAATTGGACGAGATGTTATTCCAAAATGAAGCATTTTGCGATATTACTTGTTAATTACCCACAAAATGGCCCCGTGACTTCACCTCCCTTAAACAATCTTTATACAATGTAAAATAGGACGTGCATTTAAAAAGACATTCGAGAAAGGCGGCATCATTTGCCAATTCTCTTCAAGATGCAGATTCTCTAGCAGTGAGTGTTTCAGAAAAAATGGATTGCCACCAATCCTCTTTAATTTCATCTTTCTGCTATTTCAGTAAATTGTCGGAAAGTGTCTCAGGGGGTGAGTATAAATACCCCCTGTAACGATGCTACAATGTTCAGAGTCTCTCGGACATTCAAATCAGAACTTCTATTTTTATCTGGTGCTAAAGTGTTAGCTGCACTGGTGTGATTGCAATACATCATCAGGCAGCACCATAATTATTAGTTTCCCCTCGCCTCCTTCCCCATCTGGCTTTCTTCAGTGTATTTTTTAAGCATACACAAATAACCTGCAGCTTAAAGTTATGATCAGTTTCAGACAAGGAATTAGTAGTAAATTACTTTATTTCGTGGAATCTATGCAAATTAGTAGTGTGACTATGGTATCTGTTTTAGGAATTAAATTAATCTTTACTTAATTTTAAAGGATTAGTGACTTACAGGCGGTATTAGTCTTAAGCTGATTTTTATATTTTTTCATAAAGAAATGATCTTTTATAAGTTGCTGAAATGCATTAGCACAGATTTACAAATACTATTTCCAATGTTCTACACACAGTCAGAATATCTCAGGACCAGATACTAGTCACAGTTACCTTGTGGCTTCCGACTAAAATGATATGAGTTTTGGGGACTCGTGGCCAGGGTAGAATTGGCTGTTGTATAATCACACACGAATCTTCCTCCAGGGCAGCCTTTATATATTAAAGAGGATTGATAGCCGAATATATTAATATTTCACTATATTATTACTGCTGCCCAGATCTCTGGACCCGAACTCCCTTATTTCACCCAGAAATGAATACAGTTAATGGTACAACTGGTGTTCTGAGTTCAGCAAACTTTTTGGTTTCTAACTGATCAGAATATTTATTATTTGGCCAGTTTTGTGTCGACCCTGCGCAGTACACGCGCATGAGCAGGCATGCGTGCTGGTCTGATACAGCATGCATATCGCCACTCATGTGAGTGCGTACAGATGCACATACATGCATATACACGTACAGGTGCATATGTGCATGCGCTTACCTGTTCCTGCAGAAGAACTATGGCCAATACTCACCCGCATTTTATCTGCTTCCATAGATCAAAATTAAAAGGGGGTTGTGTTGACCTTTATGAAATCATAATTTTTGAAACTTCTTAAACATCAAGTCTGCTGCACCTGAAACTATGCAAATTCAGCGATTGTACgctcctgccccctcctccctttccccAAGCTAAAAATACTCGATTCTTACACAAACTGAATGCAACTGAAATGTCGGCGAGAGCTGCCTTGTATACGTTTGGGAGTGCTGACACCGGTGTCTATGATCATTACAATTATCTAAAGACACTTCCTGTAGCAACCGTGTTGTTTTAAACGTCGACGTGGATCTTCAGGCAATTTCGGCTGACTGCAAGAGACAAGATACAAACAAAAAGACAATAGCTGGTCTTACCACCGCAAACTTGGAAGCTCTGGTTGAGAAATGAAAATTGAGACACACGAGAATGCAGGGAAAGGTgcacgtttaaaaaaaaacctatgCCTTTTTATTAGCAGCAAGATGATGTAGATATGCAGACATGTTTCTAAAAGAGAACCATGCTGTTAGTGTGACATTTTCAATCGTTAATACGAAAGCACAAGAGACTGAACGTTAAATATACTCAGAATTAAAGTAGCAATTCAAGATGGGTAGAGTTAAGCCAAGCAGTGTTTGCATTTATGCATAAACGGACCAAAAACAGAAGCAAAACACTGGATGTCGCCCCATCGCTGGAGAAACACACATTTCAGGTAGTTAAGAGCAAAGCTGTCAGCGAGGGAAATGGAACAATGACATCTTACTGGAACTTCTCGAACTAAATTGGGAAGTTGATTTTgttttggagggtgggggtttgcccTAGTCGTAATGATTCCCTTCCATCGCAAACCTCTTAAGAATTTGATATTCCTTCCGCACGCCGCACTCTTGCGCTCAGTTCGACCCAATTGACTGGGGAGAGGTGAAAAGCCTGTGTCCTCTTCCCCAGCCGAGAATTCCTGGCATGTACATGGTCAAAAATAAAATCTGCGGAGTAACAACAAGCAGACAGCAATTGCTTACAGTCCCaaccatgcagagagagagagagaaagggaaagaaaCACTACGTATTACTGCTCACTTATTCGCGCCTGACAGGTAATAATGTCACAGAGTGCGGATGGCAGCCACCCCCAGCTGTTTCGTGAAATCCTGGGTTTCCTTAACCAACCCGGCTAGTCGTCTGTGGCTGAAAGGAATGGGCCCAATGGCACTTCTGGTGCAGGATAATTCCAGCACCATTGTTAATGAAACAAAGGAGCggtttatttcaaatcatcaTCTGGGATCGGGAGAGGGGGGAGACACCAATCCTTGTTCTCCTAACCTCTAAGTTTGATTGAGCACACCCCTACACCCACAAAGAAAACTTGGGATTTCCATGCTATGTATTCTTTTTAACTATATGGACACTTTCGGAGGTATATCATCACAGGGGATAATCACTAATCTTATAAAAAGAACTTTAAACTCTTGATCTCGAAGTGTGTTTATCTAAGCATACGGCCCAGCGCCATGaaagagaatgagcaagttcGATCAATACATTCTCGATGGTATTATTCTATATTTCACATCGTTCTGGCTTCTTTTAGCAAAGAATAAAATTGATATTCGGAGCAGTTCTACTCATTGTCAAGGGACTCCTGCTTTCCTATTCGTGTGCATAATGAGTACAGAGCACGGGTGCGCTGCACATTTATAAGCCCTACCGGAAAATGAGGTAGGTGCCCCACGTTATTTTGTAAGTAGTCTTTTACACTAAATCTAAAAATAAAACCCCACTTTAGCACGTGAAAACACCTCTGTTATTGTGTTTTTTTCACAACTGGACATCAATTGCAAGTTGTTCTACAAACATGGTACACGAGGTTCCGTTCCTGTGAAGCTGTTTCTTATTTGACCATGCTCCCCTCCCTCAACCCTGTTAAAAGTTTAGTTGCCTATTTAATCTACCGCCGCCGTCTCATAATAAACTTCAGTATCCGGACAAGGTGGGAGCCGATAGCTCTTGTACACCCCTTGTCTGCGCCAAGGAGCAAAAGGTGGCGTTTGCACACTACATAAATAATCATTTGGAGAAAAACCGAAAAAATGGCCTACAAATCGAGTCCATCTGGAGCTGATCGAGATGATCAAAGGCCCCTGGTTTGCTTGGGCTAAAATGTtagtctgtctgtgtcctgcgaGCATATTTAGGAAACTCGTTtctgtacggggggggggggggggggctgaacagAGCCCAACCCTTGACATGAACCCAACAGGGAGACCGCTTTAAGAAAGCATTCACAATACATTTGCAGAAAGGGTGGGATGGCGAacgagactttaaaaaaaaacaaataccaactttgtttgaagtgCTGGCTGGCGCCGCGGATGGGAAAATTGCGCCGCCTCCTAATGAATTGCAAGCTTCTGCATTGCGTATGTCAGTATAGGCCTGTTAGTGTAATGAATGGATGGTCATCACTAACGTAAGTAAATCAAAATTACATAGTGTAGACTTAATAACTTCAACTGTTTTCCTAATTGCTTTAAAATGCCTTGTACAGTATATACAATGAGCTCTGCGCCATTCAGAGACCCCAGGCTTCTTGGAAAACCAATAGATTTTATTAGAAAAAATTATACCTAATTTTATGTGCGTTATATATTGGTCTCTCCGGTCCAATTGAGAATTATGTGCACTGCAAAAAAATACTGGTGGATAATTAGTGGTGTACTATTATTTTATTGCAAATTATTTATACCGAA
The window above is part of the Scyliorhinus canicula chromosome 9, sScyCan1.1, whole genome shotgun sequence genome. Proteins encoded here:
- the irx5a gene encoding iroquois-class homeodomain protein IRX-5a; translated protein: MSYPQGYLYQPSASLALYSCPAYSTSVISGPRTDELGRSSSGSAFSPYAGSTAFTAPSPGYNSHLQYGTDPTAAFTSYVGSPYDHSTGMAGSIGYHPYAAPLGSYPYGDPAYRKNATRDATATLKAWLSEHRKNPYPTKGEKIMLAIITKMTLTQVSTWFANARRRLKKENKMTWTPRNRSEDEEEEENIDLEKNDEEEPQKSLDKTNSSEPESGNHKTNMEEIACERFEEQDPSKESGQSLSDSELKDSEERETIHSPKATTSSLAVPRGAELLHESTDSELESAHTNLTHTLPSNTANCNVTSVIHSPPATSSKPKLWSLAEIATSDKSKEQSEQQQQQSACPGQGCAVSASASSPSRSPCPYPNSAVLGRPLYYTSPFYTGYTNYGSFGHLHSHHGGSSTTHFNSNGLSQTVLSRAEALAKLCPEARTKGSTQIDHCKDTSSYDLKKGMFNI